The Leptolyngbya sp. 'hensonii' genomic interval ATTACACCTTCACCTGGACCCATCACATCGCCGATATCCCCCAAACCGCATGGGACGGGATGGCCATACCCTTGAAAACCCCCTTCCTAGAGTGGGAATGGTTGTACAATCTGGAAACTTCTGGAAGTGCCACCGCTCAAAACGGTTGGCTACCTAACCATCTCACCGTCTGGCGCAACCACCAGCTCATTGCTGCGGCCCCACTCTACGTCAAAGGTCACAGTTATGGGGAGTTTGTGTTTGATCAGCAGTGGGCCGATCTGGCCCATCGCCTGGGCATTCGCTACTACCCCAAACTTCTGGGCATGGCCCCCTTTACCCCAGCGGTGGGCTACCGGTTTCTGATCGCACCCGATGAAGATGAGGAAAGCCTGACTGAAATGATGGTGGCAGAGATCGACCAGTTCTGCGATCACAATCGCATCTCTGGCTGCAATTTTCTGTACGTCGATCCCAACTGGCAACCCCTGATCGAGCGCTACGGCTTCACCTCCTGGCTGCACCACAGTTACATCTGGCAGAACAACGGTTTTCACAGCTTTGAGGATTACCTGGCCCTCTTTAATGCCAATCAACGCCGCAATATTAAGCGGGAGCGCAGGTCGGTCGAGCATGCCGGATTGCGGCTCCAGGTGCTTTCGGGAGATGAGATTTCCAGGGGATTGTGCTCCCTGATGTACGACTTTTACAGCGATACCTGCGACAAATTTGGCTGGTGGGGCAGCAAATATCTGACCCGCGCCTTCTTCGAGCAACTGTATCCCAATTACCGTCATCGGGTGGTCTTAGTCGCAGCCTATGCTGAAGCGGACGATCGTCGGCCCGTCGGCATGTCCATCTGTTTAACCAAAGGGGATCAACTCTATGGACGCTATTGGGGCAGTATTCAAGATTTTGACTGCCTGCATTTTGATGCCTGCTACTACACCCCGATCGATTGGGCGATCCGTCAGGGCATCCAAACCTTCGATCCGGGGGCTGGGGGTCGCCACAAAAAGCGGCGGGGTTTCCCAGCCGCGCCCAATTACAGTCTGCACCGCTTTTATGACCCTCGGCTGACCCAGATTCTCCAGGCCTACATCAGGCAGATTAATGAGATGGAACAACAGGAAATTACTCAGGCGAATGCTGAATTGCCCTTCAAACAGGGGCATCCTAATAGTTAACAGGAAACCTTCATCCTGATTCCCCACCCAAGAGGAACATCCATGATCAGGTTGCCCAGTCCCAAACGGATTCACCATTTCACTTCCATCCTGCTCGGTTCAGTTTTGATCACTGGCTTCAGCCCCATCACGATCGCCCAAACTCCCGCTGCCTGCAACTTACAGAATTCTGCAGGCAATTTGATCGAGCTTCCAGGAACCTGTCCGCCTAAGAAGGCCCCCCCGCCACCCACCCTGCCTCAGAGCCGCAAAGCCCAGTGTACCCAGCTCCGCCAAGTGGTCGAGACTGCAGGCGGATCATTTAAACCCGGTAGCCCCACCGTTGAAGACCCGGATGGGTCCAAAATCATGGCCCATGCGGAGCAAACCGCCAGGGCTTTAGAGGGAATGACCTTTGAAGATGCCAAAATCAGGGAATATCAGTCGCGCCTGATCACATTCATGGGAGGACTCAGCCGAGTGATGCGGGTCCAGATGGAAGCCAAACGCCTGAAGAATAAAGACGCTGAGCTAGCTGCTTTTCTGGAACTCCTAGGTCTCATGCAGCAGGCTGAGCCATGGATGACAGAAATGAGTACCTATTGCGAAATCAAACAGAAGAGTTAAGCGGAACACCCGCCTTTCGATGCCTGACTTATACTTCAGGCAGGAATACCCTCAACGTCTGAACAGGTCCAACCGCAGAATTACCATCTATTTTCTCCAAATAGATTAGTAACCATGGCCAGGTTTCACTTGACTGCTATCCTGCTCGGTTCGGTCCTCATGGTCGAGTTCAGTCCAGTCACGATCGCCCAAACCCCGGCTGCCTGCAACTTGCAGGATTCTGTAGGTAATCTGATCAATCTGCCGGGGGTCTGTAAATCCCAGCCTCGGCCAGCCTCCCTATCCCCCCGATTGATCACGGGAAGTCGATCGGCCCAGTGCCAGAAACTTCACGACATCACCACGATCAGGCTTGAGGGTTCCTTTAGTACTCAAGTTCAGGTAAATGCATCCACCAGGGTCTCAGGGTCCAATCAGGCCCAAACGACCTCCTCCGTAACCGTTACCCCCAATAGTCAGTCCAGAATAGCTACCCGAGCAGACCTGATTCAGGGGATTCAGAATATGGCTACCTTGACCGATGATCAGGTCAAGCAGCTCACCGGAATCACCTTTCAGGACTCTCAGTTGGACGCCTACCGGGGCCTAATGATTCAATATGGAAAACAGCGGAGCCAGAAATTTCGCCAATTGCTGACCGCTAAGCTGACGGATGATCAATTAGGGGAGCAATTTGGTAAGACGTTGTTGGGTGTCGATCAACCCCAACCTGTCTGGAGCCAGGAATTAGAAAAATATTGCCCCTCGACTCGTAAGACCAAGACTCTACAACCATTTTGACCAGGGATAGGGGTGCCTTTATTCGGTCAAGGGGCAGAATGGGCGATCGTTCGTCATAATTTCGTCATAATAGAGCTATCTCCTGCCAGAATTGGAACCGGGGATAGGGATCGATCTCCGATTGTGAGTCCTCTCCATGTTCCCCCTGGCCACAGTCAGTTGATGAAGGTTATATTAAGGAATTGTTCCCGACATTACAGTTTTGTTAACGATGACTCAGGTAGTTGGAACCACCGAATCGATTGATGACAGGCTCTCCCGACGCCACATTGAGCTGGATCCAGGCGGATACTTTGTGATCTATGTGGATCGGGAGACCCAGTTGATCTGTGCCAAGCACTATACCAATGTCATCAACGATCGGGGATTGGCCTGTGATCCTGAAACGGGAGAGCCCATTCCCTGCAGTGGTGGGCTCACTCGCCTGCCCAATGCCATTTTCACTGGCCGAACGGCCAAAGAATTGTGTGTCAAACTGTTTGAGGAAACCCAACCCTGCCCAGTAAACTATCTGGATCACGCCGCTTACCTGGGGCGAGAATTTATGCGGGCAGAAGTAGCCCTGGTGAACGGGCAGGAATACATTCAGGATTAGTTGGGTTTTTATTGAGCAACTTCTCGAAAACTGCGGATAACAGCCTGTAACTTCGGGCTGTTTTTGGCATAGCGCGATCGCAAGGTCCAGGAAATAATCTGGTTGTAACTAGTGGCCGTCTCTACAGTGGTATGCAGGTAGGTCACATTCAGGTTATCGATCGTCCCTTGAATTTCGTACTGCAGGGCAGGCACACCGTTGACCGTTAACTTTTCCGGATCACTGACCTGGGGAGAGGTCAAATTCTTGACCAGAATCTCTCGGGTCAATTCAGAGTGGCGGGCCAGCGTCATGTCCTTAAAATCCGACTTGCTTTCACTGAGGACAATGGTGTAAAGCTCATCGGCTCGGTTAGAAACCTGTAATTCCGCTTTTTCATTCAAATCCCGATCTTCTTTCCAATCCACTGGCACAGTCACCTGGAGTTTGCCATCTGAACTGGTGACAACCTTAGTCGCCTCGTTGGTCGGCTGGCCAGTTGTCGGTTCAGCGATCGGGGTAGTCTGGCGAGTGGCTTGATTATTACTGCGGGTTGGCTGAACCAGGTCATCAATGGCCTTGTTCAGCACTCCACAACCTGAAAGGCCCCAGGTCAGGCCCAAACCAACAATACTGAAAAATTTGATCAACCCAGAATTCATACGGATCCGCCGGTTAATACATGACATTTTACCGTATACAACCTGTGGAAACTCAGTATGCTAAGTCTCCACAAGGGGTTTCCCAAAAATCATTAAATCTTTTTTACAAGCCCGTACCTCTCCACAAAAAAGTCATATTTCCCTGCCAATCTGTAGTTTAAATGACCTCATGAAAAGGCTATGGCTACTGAGATAACTGTAATTACCCAACTGTCCTACCACCTGCTGCGGCTTCATCAACAGCAGGCTACAGGAGAGCTTGTCATTACACCGGCCCATGCATCCGCAGGCCAGTGGCATCTGTACTTTTATCTGGGTCGATTGGTCTACGCCACAGGGGGTCATCACCGGGTTAGACGATGGTACCGGATCCTGAAACAGCATTGTCCAGCATTGCTGACGAACAAAACTTTGATGAACCTGGAGGCTACAGAAGAACCCTGGGAGATGCATCATCTAAACTATGCCCTGCGCCAGGGCTGGATCACGGCTACCCAGGTCAAATCAATGATCAGCAGCAGTGTGAAAGAAGTCGTTTTTGCTTTTGTGGATCAGGAAGCTCCAAAGACGGAGTGGCGTCCCGGCAAGTTTATTTCCCAACCCAGCATATTTCTCTCGATCGAGCAGGTTTTGCAGGAGGCCCGAGATCTGCGGGACCAGTGGCAAAAAGGCGGGTTGAAGCATTTACAAGATTTGCTGACTCTCTTTTCCCCTGATATGGCTCCCCAACTCAAACACCCCGAGCGGCTGAAGTCTCAGGTTTCTGAGACAGCCTATCAGAGTTTAACGAAGCTGATGAATGGCAAACAGACTCTGTGGGATGTTTCAGTTCACATGCAGAAACCACTGCCCGTTTTGATTCGCTCTCTATTGCCGCTCCTCCATCAAGGGGTAATCGAACTGAAGACAGTTCCTGATTTTCCAGCTCCTGTCCTCCGCAATCGCCAGCTTACATCCCCATCTTCTTTGACCAGAAAAGGATTGATCGCCTGCATTGACGATAGTCCAGTCATTGGGGAGGTTCTGGACAGCATGCTTGCCCCCCTCGGCTATGAAGTGTTCACGATTCTCAACCCCCTTCAGGGAATTGCCACCCTGCTGGAACGCAAACCCGATCTGATTTTTCTGGATCTGGTCATGCCCAACACCAATGGGTATGAACTTTGCAGTTTTCTGCGTAAAACGTCAACGTTCCAAAATACCCCAATCGTGATTCTGACCGGTCACGATGGCGTTATCGATCGGGTCAGGGCCAAATTAGTCGGGGCCTCTGAATTTCTGGGGAAACCCCCAGAACTGGCGAAGGTCCTACAAGTTCTGGACAAACAACTGGGAAAGGCCACTGCTTCCCCAGTTACTGACGAGGCGGTACTCAACCCTCATCTCGCGACAACCTGATCCATTCCTAGCCTGCGATTTTTGACGGGCTTTCTGTCGGAAAGCCCCTACCAGACCTGCAATTCTCATCCCTTCTGACTCTTTAAGGAGAGACCTATGACTACCGTTCTTGTTGTTGAAGATACCCTGACCCAAGCAGAAGTAATGGTTGGCGCATTGCGGCAAGCCGGTTTTAACACGATCGCCGTCACCAGCAGTGAAGATGCCCGCATCAAACTCAATCAGCAAAAGCCCGATCTGGTAATTCTGGATGTCGTCCTGCCTGGAGAGAGTGGTTTTGAACTCTGCCGGGAAATCAAAGAAAACCCGGAAACCAACAGTATCCCAGTGGTCATTTGTTCCACTAAAAACGGTGAAATGGACAAGTTTTGGGGGCTAAAACAGGGCGCTTCTTCCTACCTGACAAAACCGATTGAGCCTGCGGAACTGGTCCGAACCGTGAGACTATTGACCCCCTGATCAGGTTACATCCTGCTTCTCAATCCCTGTCAGTTAATCAGGATGCCTGCTCTCCAGGCGTTCCATGGACTTTCTCGCCATTATTGGACCTTGAACAGACACCCCTATGGCCCCCATCCTTTCCCCCCAGTCTAAGACCCAGCAGTTCCTGAGCTTCCGTCTGCTACCTAACACCCAGGCCATGGTATCCACTGAGCAGTTGACTGAGGTGCTCAGCCTATCTCTGGCCCAGATTGTTCCAATCCCAGATGTGCCTCCCCAGGTCATGGGTGTATGCAACTGGCGGGGAGAGGTGCTGTGGCTGGTGGATCTGGGCTATCTGTTGGGCTTCACCCCACT includes:
- a CDS encoding GNAT family N-acetyltransferase, which gives rise to MVEQLQSHYTFTWTHHIADIPQTAWDGMAIPLKTPFLEWEWLYNLETSGSATAQNGWLPNHLTVWRNHQLIAAAPLYVKGHSYGEFVFDQQWADLAHRLGIRYYPKLLGMAPFTPAVGYRFLIAPDEDEESLTEMMVAEIDQFCDHNRISGCNFLYVDPNWQPLIERYGFTSWLHHSYIWQNNGFHSFEDYLALFNANQRRNIKRERRSVEHAGLRLQVLSGDEISRGLCSLMYDFYSDTCDKFGWWGSKYLTRAFFEQLYPNYRHRVVLVAAYAEADDRRPVGMSICLTKGDQLYGRYWGSIQDFDCLHFDACYYTPIDWAIRQGIQTFDPGAGGRHKKRRGFPAAPNYSLHRFYDPRLTQILQAYIRQINEMEQQEITQANAELPFKQGHPNS
- a CDS encoding response regulator → MTTVLVVEDTLTQAEVMVGALRQAGFNTIAVTSSEDARIKLNQQKPDLVILDVVLPGESGFELCREIKENPETNSIPVVICSTKNGEMDKFWGLKQGASSYLTKPIEPAELVRTVRLLTP
- a CDS encoding response regulator, producing the protein MATEITVITQLSYHLLRLHQQQATGELVITPAHASAGQWHLYFYLGRLVYATGGHHRVRRWYRILKQHCPALLTNKTLMNLEATEEPWEMHHLNYALRQGWITATQVKSMISSSVKEVVFAFVDQEAPKTEWRPGKFISQPSIFLSIEQVLQEARDLRDQWQKGGLKHLQDLLTLFSPDMAPQLKHPERLKSQVSETAYQSLTKLMNGKQTLWDVSVHMQKPLPVLIRSLLPLLHQGVIELKTVPDFPAPVLRNRQLTSPSSLTRKGLIACIDDSPVIGEVLDSMLAPLGYEVFTILNPLQGIATLLERKPDLIFLDLVMPNTNGYELCSFLRKTSTFQNTPIVILTGHDGVIDRVRAKLVGASEFLGKPPELAKVLQVLDKQLGKATASPVTDEAVLNPHLATT
- a CDS encoding DUF4346 domain-containing protein, giving the protein MTQVVGTTESIDDRLSRRHIELDPGGYFVIYVDRETQLICAKHYTNVINDRGLACDPETGEPIPCSGGLTRLPNAIFTGRTAKELCVKLFEETQPCPVNYLDHAAYLGREFMRAEVALVNGQEYIQD